A window of the Deinococcus gobiensis I-0 genome harbors these coding sequences:
- a CDS encoding nuclear transport factor 2 family protein yields the protein MANLTETFMQALQQTEQSGDPSGLVELFADGSTLQNLTTRTWEGKEGATQFWQTYLDNFASIRSEFSQSADTGSYGVMEWTGKGELKNGQPIEYRGVSIIEHDGQKVSAFRTYYDSAAFLAPEAKS from the coding sequence ATGGCGAACCTCACCGAGACCTTCATGCAGGCCCTCCAGCAGACCGAGCAGAGCGGCGACCCCTCCGGGCTGGTCGAGCTGTTCGCGGACGGCAGCACCCTCCAGAACCTGACCACCCGCACCTGGGAGGGCAAGGAGGGCGCCACGCAGTTCTGGCAGACCTACCTCGACAACTTCGCCAGCATCCGCAGCGAGTTCTCGCAGAGCGCCGACACCGGCAGCTACGGCGTGATGGAGTGGACCGGCAAGGGCGAGCTGAAAAACGGCCAGCCCATCGAGTACCGGGGCGTGAGCATCATCGAGCACGACGGCCAGAAGGTCAGCGCCTTCCGCACCTACTACGACTCCGCCGCCTTCCTGGCCCCCGAAGCCAAGAGCTGA
- a CDS encoding thiamine ABC transporter substrate-binding protein encodes MRKLLTVGAFLLGAAQAQTTLTVITHDSFDVDKKLVAGFEQANGVRVRFVKGGDAGEMLSRLILTRRAPIADVVYGLDNSMIARARQADLLTPYRSPNLAKVPAADRLDDNGLLNTVDTGIVALNYDRAYFQKAGLALPKTLDDLKLPQYAKLTVVASPATSSPGLAFLLATVNHYGEAGAWSWWREARANGLKLTRGWSDSYNKEFSRNGGKYPIVLSYASSPAAEVFYADGYDPAKLPAQAPTGNLFLPGSTYRQLEGVGILKGAKQAALARKFVDFMLSGPVQADFPTRMWVYPATSGVKLDPVFRFAQEPGVPAVKPEITANPQRLVDAWVTNVLRR; translated from the coding sequence ATGCGCAAGTTGCTGACTGTCGGTGCTTTTCTGCTGGGGGCCGCCCAGGCCCAGACGACCTTGACCGTGATCACCCACGATTCCTTCGACGTGGACAAGAAGCTGGTGGCGGGCTTCGAGCAGGCCAATGGCGTGCGCGTGCGCTTCGTGAAGGGCGGCGACGCGGGCGAGATGCTCTCGCGCCTCATCCTGACCCGCCGCGCGCCGATCGCCGACGTGGTGTACGGCCTGGACAACTCCATGATCGCCCGCGCCCGGCAGGCCGACCTGCTCACGCCCTACAGGTCGCCCAACCTGGCGAAGGTGCCGGCCGCCGACCGCCTCGACGACAACGGGCTGCTGAACACGGTGGACACCGGCATCGTCGCCCTGAACTACGACCGCGCCTACTTCCAGAAGGCGGGTCTGGCGCTGCCCAAAACCCTCGATGACCTCAAGCTGCCGCAGTACGCCAAGCTGACGGTGGTCGCCAGCCCCGCAACGAGCAGCCCCGGCCTGGCCTTTCTGCTCGCCACCGTGAACCACTACGGCGAGGCGGGGGCCTGGAGCTGGTGGCGCGAGGCCCGGGCCAACGGCCTGAAGCTCACGCGCGGTTGGTCGGACAGCTACAACAAGGAGTTCTCGCGCAACGGCGGCAAGTACCCCATCGTGCTGAGCTACGCGAGCAGCCCCGCCGCCGAGGTGTTCTACGCCGACGGCTACGACCCCGCCAAGCTGCCCGCCCAGGCCCCCACCGGCAACCTGTTCCTGCCCGGCAGCACCTACCGGCAGCTGGAGGGCGTGGGCATCCTCAAGGGGGCCAAGCAGGCGGCCCTGGCGCGCAAGTTCGTGGACTTCATGCTCAGTGGCCCCGTGCAGGCCGACTTCCCGACGCGCATGTGGGTGTACCCGGCGACCAGCGGCGTGAAGCTCGACCCGGTGTTCCGCTTTGCGCAGGAGCCGGGCGTGCCGGCGGTGAAGCCCGAGATCACGGCCAACCCGCAGCGCCTCGTGGACGCCTGGGTGACCAACGTCCTGCGGAGGTAA
- the fba gene encoding class II fructose-1,6-bisphosphate aldolase: MLVTGNDILIPAREGKYGVGAFNTNNMEITQAIIHTAERLRSPVIVQMSEGAIKYGGQDLANIVKDIAERATVPVALHLDHGSSYASALNAIKMGFTSVMIDASHHSFDENVAETRRVVEAAHAMGISVEAEIGRLGGVEEHVVVDEKDAFLTDPEEAVAFVDQTNVDYLAIAIGTSHGAYKGKGRPYIDQARIVKIGELLGIPLVAHGSSGVPAEITQRFRDSGGEIGEAVGIADEDLREACKHGIAKVNVDTDLRLASTVGIREILKASPKEFDPRKIFGPAREVMSQIIEHKMGVLGSVGKAGPAPVQVR, from the coding sequence ATGCTCGTCACCGGTAACGACATCCTGATTCCCGCCCGCGAGGGCAAGTACGGCGTCGGCGCGTTCAACACCAACAACATGGAGATCACCCAGGCGATCATCCATACCGCCGAACGCCTGCGCTCGCCCGTCATCGTGCAGATGTCCGAAGGCGCCATCAAGTACGGCGGCCAGGACCTCGCCAACATCGTCAAGGACATCGCCGAGCGCGCCACCGTGCCCGTCGCGCTGCACCTCGACCACGGCAGCTCCTACGCCTCGGCCCTGAACGCCATCAAGATGGGCTTCACCAGCGTCATGATCGACGCCTCGCACCACTCCTTCGACGAGAACGTCGCCGAAACGCGGCGCGTCGTCGAGGCCGCGCACGCCATGGGCATCAGCGTGGAAGCCGAGATCGGCCGCCTCGGCGGCGTCGAGGAGCACGTCGTCGTGGACGAGAAGGACGCCTTCCTGACCGATCCCGAGGAAGCCGTCGCCTTCGTGGACCAGACCAACGTGGACTACCTCGCCATCGCCATCGGCACCAGCCACGGCGCGTACAAGGGCAAGGGCCGGCCGTACATCGACCAGGCGCGCATCGTGAAGATCGGCGAGCTGCTGGGCATCCCGCTCGTGGCGCACGGTTCCTCGGGCGTGCCCGCCGAGATCACCCAGCGCTTCCGCGACTCGGGCGGCGAGATCGGTGAGGCCGTGGGCATCGCCGACGAGGACCTGCGCGAGGCCTGCAAGCACGGCATCGCCAAGGTGAACGTGGACACCGACCTGCGTCTGGCGAGCACCGTGGGCATCCGCGAGATCCTCAAGGCCAGCCCCAAGGAGTTCGACCCCCGCAAGATCTTCGGGCCGGCCCGCGAGGTCATGTCCCAGATCATCGAGCACAAGATGGGCGTGCTGGGCAGCGTCGGCAAGGCCGGTCCCGCCCCCGTTCAGGTGCGCTGA
- a CDS encoding ABC transporter permease translates to MTRLGGWLLALPALVFTALLLALPLGRTLLEGGVNFAVWRDPYFLGRLGWTVAQAAGTAGLALALGAPFAYLLSRHDFTGKGLLLRLLLLPFVTPTLVAVLGLSALLGPQGWLTRPLGLDLSETPALLILGNLFFNLPVMTRLAYGGFSRVSPGLIGAARTLGATPWRAALGVALPLALPGLAAGVILVFLYSALSFGLPLALGGERYATLEVEIYTLTALQLRFPEASALIVGQLALTLAATWAYTLLSRGGSGVPAAGLPRARGGALAALWGLGAVTVLICFAPLLAVVARGLLGSGGPTLAYWQGVLADEDTPLLLGNTLRFALAALLGATVLGGLYALGAWRARSRVLDVVSLLPLMVSPVSLAVGYLLAYPQLSATLPMLIAAYTLLALPLVVRSLLPALRALPPRLLEAARTLGATGGAAHRTVTLPLTLPALRGGAALALATVLGEFGATLVLTRPEWATLSVGLYERLGRPGERNLGEACALATVLLLLSALAFTVLDGGEGEVT, encoded by the coding sequence ATGACCCGCCTCGGCGGCTGGCTGCTGGCCCTGCCCGCGCTGGTGTTCACGGCGCTGCTGCTCGCGCTGCCGCTGGGGCGCACGCTGCTCGAGGGCGGCGTGAACTTCGCGGTGTGGCGCGACCCGTACTTTCTGGGCCGCCTGGGCTGGACCGTGGCGCAGGCGGCCGGCACGGCGGGGCTGGCGCTGGCGCTGGGGGCGCCGTTCGCGTACCTGCTCTCACGCCACGACTTCACGGGCAAGGGGCTGCTGCTGCGGCTGCTCCTGCTGCCCTTCGTGACACCCACGCTGGTCGCGGTCCTGGGGCTCTCGGCGCTGCTGGGGCCGCAGGGCTGGCTGACCCGGCCGCTGGGCCTGGACCTGAGCGAGACGCCCGCGCTGCTCATTCTCGGCAACCTCTTCTTCAACCTGCCGGTGATGACTCGCCTCGCCTACGGGGGCTTCTCGCGGGTGTCGCCGGGGCTGATCGGGGCAGCGCGCACGCTGGGGGCCACGCCCTGGCGCGCGGCGCTGGGCGTGGCGCTGCCGCTGGCGCTGCCGGGACTGGCCGCCGGGGTCATCCTGGTGTTCCTGTACTCGGCACTGAGTTTCGGGCTGCCGCTGGCGCTGGGCGGCGAGCGCTACGCCACGCTGGAGGTCGAGATCTACACCCTGACGGCCCTGCAACTGCGCTTCCCCGAGGCCAGCGCCCTGATCGTGGGGCAACTCGCGCTGACGCTGGCGGCGACCTGGGCCTACACCCTGCTGTCGCGCGGCGGGTCGGGCGTGCCTGCTGCCGGCCTTCCCCGGGCGCGGGGCGGGGCACTCGCGGCACTCTGGGGCCTGGGCGCGGTGACGGTGCTGATCTGCTTCGCGCCGCTGCTGGCCGTCGTGGCGCGCGGACTGCTGGGAAGCGGCGGGCCGACCCTGGCCTACTGGCAGGGCGTACTGGCCGACGAGGATACGCCGCTGCTGCTGGGCAACACCCTGCGCTTCGCCCTGGCGGCGCTGCTCGGGGCGACCGTGCTGGGGGGGCTGTACGCGCTGGGGGCGTGGCGGGCGCGCTCGCGGGTGCTGGACGTGGTGTCGCTGCTGCCCTTGATGGTCTCGCCCGTGTCGCTGGCGGTGGGCTACCTGCTGGCCTACCCGCAGCTCAGCGCCACGCTGCCCATGCTCATCGCCGCGTACACGCTGCTGGCACTGCCGCTGGTCGTGCGCTCGCTGCTGCCCGCCCTGCGCGCCCTCCCGCCCCGGCTGCTGGAGGCCGCGCGCACGCTGGGGGCGACCGGCGGCGCGGCGCACCGCACGGTGACGCTGCCCCTGACCCTGCCCGCCCTGCGCGGCGGCGCGGCGCTGGCCCTGGCGACCGTGCTGGGCGAGTTCGGGGCGACGCTGGTCCTCACCCGTCCCGAATGGGCGACCCTGAGCGTGGGCCTGTACGAGCGCCTGGGCCGCCCCGGCGAGCGCAACCTGGGCGAGGCCTGCGCGCTGGCGACCGTGCTGCTGCTGCTCTCGGCGCTGGCCTTCACGGTGCTCGACGGCGGCGAGGGAGAGGTGACGTGA
- a CDS encoding ABC transporter ATP-binding protein, whose protein sequence is MRQNREAMPPALTLHALTKRFGSTLAADGVSLSVPQGETLALLGPSGCGKSTVLRCVAGLERPDGGRVEIGGRDVTALPPEARQVGLVFQDYALFPHLSVLGNVAYGPRRRGVPRAEAEARARGALALAQVPELEGRRPAQLSGGQQQRVALARALATRSPLLLLDEPLSNLDERLRAELRADLRGLFAASGAGVLLVTHDQREALALAGQVAVMRAGRAVQQGGAAEVFARPATAWVAAFLGWANVLPGPPGQALLVPEAALRPGEGEPCPVIARQPGEAGVAVTVSHPLGPLTLHLSVREAAHLEADTLRLDVDRAGLREVPDDR, encoded by the coding sequence ATGCGGCAGAATCGGGAGGCCATGCCCCCGGCCCTCACCCTCCATGCCCTGACCAAGCGCTTCGGCTCCACGCTGGCCGCCGACGGCGTGTCGCTGAGCGTGCCCCAGGGCGAGACGCTGGCGCTGCTGGGACCGTCGGGGTGCGGCAAGAGCACCGTGCTGCGCTGCGTGGCGGGCCTGGAGCGCCCGGACGGCGGCCGGGTCGAGATCGGCGGGCGCGACGTGACGGCCCTCCCGCCCGAGGCGCGGCAGGTCGGGCTGGTCTTTCAGGACTACGCCCTCTTTCCGCACCTGAGCGTGCTCGGCAACGTGGCGTATGGCCCCCGCCGCCGGGGCGTGCCCCGCGCCGAGGCCGAGGCGCGGGCGCGCGGAGCCCTGGCCCTGGCCCAGGTGCCCGAACTCGAAGGCCGCCGCCCCGCGCAGCTTTCGGGCGGGCAGCAGCAGCGGGTGGCGCTGGCCCGCGCGCTGGCGACGCGCTCCCCCCTGCTGCTGCTCGACGAACCGCTCTCCAACCTCGACGAGCGCCTGCGGGCCGAGCTGCGCGCCGACCTGCGCGGGCTGTTCGCGGCCTCGGGCGCGGGCGTGCTGCTCGTCACCCACGACCAGCGCGAGGCCCTGGCCCTGGCCGGGCAGGTGGCGGTCATGCGCGCGGGGCGCGCCGTGCAGCAGGGCGGGGCCGCCGAGGTGTTCGCGCGGCCCGCGACGGCCTGGGTGGCGGCCTTCCTGGGCTGGGCGAACGTGCTGCCCGGTCCCCCCGGGCAGGCCCTCCTCGTGCCCGAGGCGGCGCTGCGGCCCGGCGAGGGCGAGCCCTGCCCCGTCATCGCCCGGCAGCCCGGCGAGGCGGGCGTGGCGGTCACGGTATCGCACCCGCTGGGGCCGCTGACCCTGCACCTGAGCGTGCGCGAGGCGGCGCATCTGGAGGCCGACACCCTGCGGCTGGACGTGGACCGGGCCGGGCTGCGCGAGGTCCCCGACGACCGCTGA
- a CDS encoding S8 family peptidase — protein MKRSAKVLTVLGAALALGSATQASAGTLSPTLLQRARAGDQTQVGVIVRFNVANTPQGRALFKDLRVQLSGQLSKLGPTAGFLQSALNSGRATQLWLDQSIYVPLTPVQARAISLLPFVSEVFENFKVQIPKAVALSDSSSPAGTPWYLDKIGAPQAWAAGFKGQNIRIGHLDSGIDASHPDLAGKVAAFAEFNAAGDRVQNAQPHDTTDHGTHTAGLLVGSKTGVAPDAKVISALVLPNNEGTFAQVIAGMQYVLDPDNNADTNDGANVVNMSLGIPGTFDEFIVPVQNMLKAGVVPVFAIGNFGPNSATTGSPGNLPDAIGVGAVGQDGQVASFSSRGPVAWQGKINGVFVKPDIAAPGVEITSTYPGGKYGAKSGSSQASPIAAGAVALLLSAKPGTGVDAIKNALYTSASNASAKNNNTGYGLISVPGALGKLGVSVGGSGSTPTPTPTPTPTPTPTPTPAAQPTGPDGYTLCAVEGGTCTNVANKAVAFGTAGKYVFGTNDSSNTLLCTVQEWGNNDPAPGVTKGCFVKNSASTSTPTPTPTPTTGTGNSGQKPRVLLVDADRGQGADVTAALRDAVKANAASGGAFVWNVQNQGAVPLSEMKKADIVVWATGESYQNTIPANDQATLRQYLQGGGHLLVTGQDVGYDIGSSDFYTGVLGTRFVADSSGQTKFVTKGAFGNTAFTLNASGSAANQYYPDVLANTGSGQVVAGWGSANANASTITAQSIRVDPNRQRAAQKVQDPRGLVEGLARTVVSGLLNQILGGNTQAQAQNRPRVRAQSAGEDAGAIVVNAAGAYRTVNMGFGMEGLTPNSRNLLMKTSFDWLMR, from the coding sequence ATGAAGAGATCAGCCAAGGTTCTGACGGTGCTGGGCGCCGCGCTCGCACTGGGCAGCGCCACGCAGGCCAGCGCGGGCACGCTGTCCCCCACCCTCCTCCAGCGGGCGCGCGCGGGCGACCAGACGCAGGTCGGCGTGATCGTGCGCTTCAACGTCGCCAACACACCCCAGGGCCGCGCGCTGTTCAAGGACCTGCGCGTGCAGCTCTCCGGGCAGCTCTCCAAGCTGGGGCCGACCGCCGGCTTCCTGCAAAGCGCCCTGAACTCGGGCCGGGCCACCCAGCTGTGGCTCGACCAGAGCATCTACGTGCCCCTGACCCCGGTGCAGGCGCGCGCCATCTCGCTGCTGCCCTTCGTGTCGGAGGTCTTCGAGAACTTCAAGGTCCAGATTCCCAAGGCGGTCGCCCTGAGCGACAGCAGCTCGCCGGCCGGTACCCCTTGGTATCTCGACAAGATCGGCGCGCCGCAGGCCTGGGCCGCCGGGTTCAAGGGCCAGAACATCCGCATCGGGCACCTCGACAGCGGCATCGACGCCTCGCACCCCGATCTGGCGGGCAAGGTGGCGGCCTTCGCCGAGTTCAATGCGGCGGGCGACCGCGTGCAGAACGCGCAGCCGCACGACACCACCGACCACGGCACGCACACGGCGGGCCTGCTGGTGGGCAGCAAGACCGGCGTGGCCCCCGACGCCAAGGTCATCAGCGCCCTGGTGCTGCCAAACAACGAGGGCACCTTCGCGCAGGTCATCGCGGGGATGCAGTACGTGCTGGACCCCGACAACAACGCCGACACGAACGACGGCGCGAACGTCGTGAACATGAGCCTGGGCATCCCCGGCACCTTCGACGAGTTCATCGTGCCGGTGCAGAACATGCTCAAGGCGGGCGTGGTGCCGGTCTTCGCCATCGGCAACTTCGGCCCCAACAGCGCGACCACCGGCAGCCCCGGCAACCTCCCCGACGCCATCGGCGTGGGCGCGGTGGGCCAGGACGGGCAGGTCGCGTCCTTCAGCAGCCGTGGGCCGGTCGCGTGGCAGGGCAAGATCAACGGCGTGTTCGTCAAGCCCGACATCGCCGCGCCCGGCGTAGAGATCACGAGCACCTACCCCGGCGGCAAGTACGGCGCCAAGAGCGGGTCCTCGCAGGCCAGCCCCATCGCGGCGGGCGCGGTCGCCCTGCTGCTCTCGGCCAAGCCGGGCACGGGCGTGGACGCGATCAAGAACGCCCTGTACACCTCGGCCAGCAACGCCAGCGCCAAGAACAACAACACCGGCTACGGCCTGATCAGCGTGCCGGGCGCGCTGGGCAAGCTGGGCGTGAGTGTGGGGGGCTCAGGCTCCACCCCTACGCCGACCCCCACCCCGACCCCGACGCCTACGCCCACCCCGACCCCGGCGGCGCAGCCCACCGGCCCGGACGGCTACACGCTGTGCGCGGTCGAGGGCGGCACCTGCACCAACGTCGCCAACAAGGCGGTGGCCTTCGGCACGGCGGGCAAGTACGTGTTCGGCACCAACGATTCCTCGAACACCCTGCTGTGCACAGTGCAGGAGTGGGGCAACAACGATCCGGCCCCCGGCGTGACCAAGGGCTGCTTCGTGAAGAACAGCGCCTCGACCTCCACCCCGACGCCGACCCCCACCCCGACCACCGGCACCGGCAACAGCGGCCAGAAGCCGCGCGTGCTGCTGGTGGACGCCGACCGGGGTCAGGGGGCGGACGTGACGGCTGCGCTGCGTGACGCCGTCAAGGCGAACGCGGCCAGTGGCGGAGCCTTCGTCTGGAACGTGCAGAACCAGGGCGCCGTGCCCCTCTCGGAGATGAAGAAGGCCGACATCGTGGTGTGGGCGACGGGCGAGTCGTACCAGAACACCATCCCGGCCAACGACCAGGCCACCCTGCGCCAGTACCTCCAGGGCGGCGGGCACCTGCTCGTGACCGGGCAGGACGTGGGCTACGACATCGGGTCGAGCGACTTCTACACCGGCGTGCTGGGCACGCGCTTCGTGGCCGACTCCAGCGGCCAGACCAAGTTCGTGACCAAGGGGGCCTTCGGCAACACGGCCTTCACCCTGAACGCCTCGGGCAGCGCGGCCAACCAGTACTACCCCGACGTGCTGGCCAACACCGGCAGCGGGCAGGTCGTGGCGGGCTGGGGCAGTGCCAACGCCAACGCGAGCACCATCACCGCCCAGAGCATCCGGGTGGACCCCAACCGCCAGCGCGCCGCGCAGAAGGTGCAGGACCCGCGCGGTCTGGTCGAAGGGCTGGCGCGCACAGTGGTGAGCGGGCTGCTGAACCAGATCCTGGGCGGCAACACGCAGGCCCAGGCACAGAACCGCCCCCGCGTGCGGGCCCAGAGCGCGGGCGAGGACGCCGGAGCCATCGTGGTGAACGCCGCCGGGGCCTACCGCACCGTGAACATGGGCTTCGGGATGGAGGGCCTGACCCCCAACAGCCGCAACCTGCTCATGAAGACGAGCTTCGACTGGCTGATGCGCTGA
- the queG gene encoding tRNA epoxyqueuosine(34) reductase QueG, whose product MPAAETLADLAVSLGADAVGWAPARVPAGAVAEYAGWLGAGWHAGMDYLERQLPDRADPARKLEGAASVLVLGVSHAFAPPPVPAGGIRLGRVARYAQTPDYHDQLQPVLSRIEQEAAGLGVRARGYVDHGPVMERLFASGGLLGWRGRSGMLVSTRLGAFVTLAVVLTDLPFGGTDTPHPDRCGRCFRCGVACPTGAIGPERTIDARRCVSYLTVEHRGPVPHDLRPGIGDWLLGCDVCSEVCPWSQKAGPLAGLLRPDPELAHPDLTRFFGVSERKFARDFAGTPHLRPRRKGMARNALTVVGNLRDPAGWPLLDLGAQDPAWEVREAAAWALWRWDEPRRLRALLDDPDERVRAAALSLTSPTPDLGATLQDA is encoded by the coding sequence ATGCCGGCTGCCGAAACCCTCGCCGACCTCGCCGTGTCCCTGGGCGCGGACGCCGTGGGCTGGGCGCCCGCCCGCGTGCCCGCCGGGGCGGTGGCCGAGTACGCGGGCTGGCTGGGCGCGGGCTGGCACGCCGGGATGGACTACCTGGAGCGCCAGTTGCCCGACCGCGCCGACCCGGCCCGCAAGCTGGAGGGCGCGGCCAGCGTGCTGGTGCTGGGCGTCTCGCACGCCTTCGCGCCGCCGCCCGTGCCCGCCGGGGGCATCCGCCTAGGCCGGGTGGCGCGCTACGCCCAGACGCCCGACTACCACGACCAGCTTCAGCCGGTGCTGAGCCGAATCGAGCAGGAGGCGGCCGGGCTGGGCGTGCGGGCGCGCGGCTACGTCGACCACGGGCCGGTCATGGAGCGCCTGTTCGCCTCGGGGGGCCTGCTGGGCTGGCGCGGCAGGTCGGGGATGCTGGTCAGTACGCGGCTCGGCGCCTTCGTGACGCTGGCGGTGGTCCTGACCGACCTGCCCTTCGGGGGCACGGACACGCCCCATCCCGACCGCTGCGGGCGCTGTTTCCGCTGCGGCGTGGCCTGCCCGACCGGAGCCATCGGGCCGGAACGCACCATCGACGCGCGGCGCTGCGTGTCGTACCTGACGGTCGAGCACCGGGGGCCGGTGCCGCACGACCTGCGCCCCGGCATCGGCGACTGGCTGCTGGGCTGCGACGTGTGCAGCGAGGTCTGCCCCTGGTCGCAGAAGGCCGGGCCGCTCGCCGGGCTGCTGCGCCCCGACCCCGAGCTGGCGCACCCGGACCTGACCCGCTTTTTCGGCGTCAGCGAGCGGAAGTTCGCGCGTGACTTCGCGGGCACGCCGCACCTGCGGCCCCGGCGCAAGGGCATGGCCCGCAACGCCCTGACGGTGGTGGGCAACCTGCGCGACCCGGCCGGCTGGCCGCTGCTGGACCTCGGTGCGCAGGACCCCGCCTGGGAGGTGCGCGAGGCCGCCGCCTGGGCCCTGTGGCGCTGGGACGAGCCCCGGCGCCTGCGCGCCCTGCTGGACGACCCCGACGAGCGGGTGCGCGCCGCGGCCTTGAGCCTGACTTCACCGACCCCTGACCTGGGGGCCACTTTGCAAGATGCGTGA
- a CDS encoding PIG-L deacetylase family protein, whose amino-acid sequence MRIMAVFAHPDDEIGCIGTLARHAARGDEVLLVWTTLGELASQFGDTPHEEVRRIRREHGAWVAEKIGAKFHFFDMGDSRMTGGRDEALQLARLYATFRPNAVITWSDDHPHPDHRMTAKIAFDAITLARIPKIINEARRPAMAPAPDLSGDPAMESGEDAARLDAWRETVRFYQYYAPASPYPEVFVDTADTLEVAAEVMSFYQAFYKWAWTPELFREGRAGVGRMAGVQAAERFNLRVSHLPARDYLY is encoded by the coding sequence ATGCGAATCATGGCGGTCTTTGCCCATCCCGACGACGAGATCGGCTGTATCGGCACCCTGGCCCGGCACGCGGCGCGCGGCGACGAGGTGCTGCTCGTCTGGACCACCCTGGGCGAACTCGCCTCGCAGTTCGGGGACACCCCGCACGAGGAAGTGAGGCGCATCCGCCGCGAGCACGGCGCGTGGGTGGCCGAGAAGATCGGCGCGAAGTTCCACTTCTTCGACATGGGCGACAGCCGCATGACCGGCGGCCGCGACGAGGCGCTGCAACTCGCGCGGCTGTACGCGACCTTCCGGCCCAACGCGGTCATCACCTGGAGCGACGACCACCCCCACCCCGACCACCGCATGACCGCCAAGATCGCCTTTGACGCGATCACGCTGGCGCGCATTCCCAAGATCATCAACGAGGCCCGGCGGCCCGCGATGGCCCCTGCCCCCGACCTCAGCGGCGACCCGGCGATGGAGAGTGGCGAGGACGCCGCGCGCCTGGACGCCTGGCGCGAGACGGTGCGCTTCTACCAGTACTACGCCCCCGCCAGCCCCTACCCCGAGGTGTTCGTGGACACAGCCGACACGCTGGAGGTCGCCGCCGAGGTCATGAGCTTCTACCAGGCCTTCTACAAGTGGGCCTGGACCCCCGAACTGTTCCGCGAGGGGCGCGCGGGCGTGGGGCGCATGGCGGGCGTGCAGGCCGCCGAGCGCTTCAACCTGCGGGTCTCTCACCTGCCGGCGCGGGATTATCTGTACTAG
- a CDS encoding NUDIX domain-containing protein, with protein MTFHLIAWAVVQDPQGRVLLGRRAGTGYGAGLWGLPGGHVEPGETLAQAAAREAAEEVGVRLDPAGLRALGVSRYDTGGLQGCDFFYLARRWEGAPTPRAQTSEVGWFGLDDLPPDILPWLPAALATHLTRGDWLVETVGEA; from the coding sequence ATGACCTTTCACCTGATCGCCTGGGCCGTGGTGCAGGACCCGCAGGGCCGCGTGCTGCTGGGCCGCCGCGCGGGCACGGGCTACGGCGCGGGGCTGTGGGGCCTGCCGGGCGGACACGTCGAGCCGGGCGAAACGCTGGCCCAGGCCGCCGCCCGCGAGGCCGCCGAGGAGGTCGGGGTGCGCCTGGACCCGGCGGGGCTGCGCGCCCTGGGCGTCTCGCGCTACGACACGGGCGGCCTCCAGGGCTGCGACTTCTTCTATCTGGCGCGGCGCTGGGAAGGCGCGCCCACGCCCCGCGCCCAGACCTCGGAGGTCGGCTGGTTCGGCCTGGACGACCTGCCCCCCGATATCCTCCCCTGGCTGCCCGCCGCCCTCGCGACGCACCTCACGCGCGGCGACTGGCTTGTCGAGACGGTGGGGGAGGCGTGA